A window of the Tunturibacter empetritectus genome harbors these coding sequences:
- a CDS encoding HNH endonuclease signature motif containing protein yields MIVPRTLTGGRTTRHALPVGPNNLPLCRWCELEILAKRRRTFCSDYCVHQWRLRTDPGYLREQVLIRDRGICSVCAIDTLAAYAALKRSRGPAHTAGLRLYGMKSIASRRSLWDADHIRPVAEGGGQCDLDNLRTLCLLCHREATAQLRQRLRLTRVS; encoded by the coding sequence ATGATCGTCCCACGCACCCTGACCGGCGGCCGCACCACCCGCCACGCGCTCCCGGTCGGCCCAAACAACCTGCCTCTCTGCCGTTGGTGCGAACTCGAAATCCTCGCCAAACGCCGCCGCACCTTCTGCAGCGACTACTGCGTCCATCAGTGGCGTCTCCGTACCGACCCCGGCTACCTTCGTGAGCAGGTCCTCATCCGCGACCGCGGCATCTGCAGCGTCTGCGCCATCGACACCCTCGCCGCCTATGCCGCACTGAAGCGCTCCCGAGGCCCGGCCCACACCGCCGGCCTGCGTCTCTACGGCATGAAGTCCATCGCCTCTCGCCGCAGCCTCTGGGACGCCGACCACATCCGTCCCGTAGCCGAAGGCGGCGGCCAGTGCGACCTCGACAACCTCCGCACCCTCTGCCTGCTCTGCCACCGCGAAGCCACCGCCCAACTCCGCCAACGTCTCCGCCTCACCCGCGTCTCTTAG
- a CDS encoding magnesium transporter CorA family protein produces the protein MPWYQLNDANDPKLDALAKQYNLHPLHLEDTRNEDEGVKVDSGAAYTFAVFKPVRLIPDPDNPGEEMPSFSPVDIFAGKDFLITISDPTCPTTEQALARARRDGDDEHPGKLVSLILDTIVDLYFPAIDHFDDRIDQLEDKVFDDPSPEILQSVFAIKRELIDLRRVLVNTRDAALHLQRDPNTIIDADYQPYVRDTYDHIARLLDSVETQRDLLNNTLDIYLSSVSNRTNEVMKVLTVLGTIVLPVLAISGIYGMNLKGLPFEDSPHGAEWVGGITVVITALMLFVLRRLDWL, from the coding sequence ATGCCCTGGTATCAACTCAACGACGCCAACGACCCCAAGCTCGACGCGCTCGCCAAACAGTACAACCTCCACCCTCTTCATCTCGAAGACACGCGCAACGAAGACGAAGGCGTCAAGGTTGACTCCGGCGCAGCCTACACCTTCGCCGTCTTCAAGCCGGTGCGTCTCATCCCCGACCCCGACAATCCCGGCGAAGAGATGCCCTCCTTCTCACCTGTCGACATCTTCGCTGGCAAAGACTTCCTCATCACCATCTCCGACCCCACCTGCCCCACCACGGAGCAGGCCCTCGCCCGTGCCCGTCGCGACGGCGATGACGAACACCCCGGAAAACTCGTCTCCCTAATCCTCGACACCATCGTCGATCTCTACTTCCCGGCCATCGACCACTTCGACGACCGCATCGACCAGCTCGAAGACAAAGTCTTCGACGATCCGTCGCCGGAGATCCTCCAATCCGTCTTCGCCATCAAGCGCGAACTCATCGACCTCCGCCGCGTTCTCGTCAACACCCGCGACGCAGCCCTCCATCTCCAGCGCGATCCCAACACCATCATCGATGCCGACTATCAGCCCTACGTCCGCGACACCTACGATCACATCGCACGCCTGCTCGACTCTGTCGAAACTCAGCGCGACCTGCTCAACAACACGCTCGACATCTACCTCTCGTCCGTCTCAAATCGCACCAACGAAGTCATGAAGGTCTTGACGGTCTTAGGCACCATCGTCCTTCCGGTCCTCGCCATCTCCGGCATCTATGGAATGAACCTCAAAGGCCTTCCCTTTGAAGACTCGCCCCACGGGGCGGAGTGGGTCGGTGGTATCACCGTCGTTATCACGGCTCTCATGCTGTTCGTCCTCCGCAGGCTGGACTGGCTTTAG
- a CDS encoding vitamin B12-dependent ribonucleotide reductase: MATIPNQTHTQGQSGTQTTPGAAGFKNQRTPGLTFDRHSTKPGVSPYDEIVWELRDAIIQDFKGKIIFEQKNVEVPADWSMTATNIVASKYLHGLNGSDERESGVRALITRVSESIRDWGIAGGYFASQADADTFYAELAHLLLNQKVAFNSPVWFNVGCDRLEPNSDAQNWHWNATTGKVEFSVTGYTKPQCSACFINSVQDSLDSILTLAKTEGMLFKWGSGAGSNLSNIRGSMETLSGGGTASGPLSFMRGFDAFAGVIKSGGKTRRAAKMVILNVDHPDINDFIQCKVKEEQKAWHLMQAGYDGSGPDSEAYSSIFFQNANNSVRVNDEFMRAVESDGSFVTRTVKERTPVKEYKARDLMHSLAEATWQCGDPGMQFDTTINKWHTSKNTGRINASNPCSEYMFLDDSACNLASFNLLKFLTPGGQFDIPSYRHAIEIVTTAMEIIVDSAGYPTEMISKNSHDYRPLGLGYANLGALLMAFGLPYDSDAGRDFAATLTSILCGDAYWQSSRIAETCPPLGAATPLTQQASIEGGACPGFYVNREPFLDVVRMHRAEVNNIGKSKQSTEPFSVPQLDTLIEASRHAWDGALAHGEKHGYRNSQVTVLAPTGTIGFMMDCDTTGIEPDLALVKYKKLVGGGMIKIVNNTVPSALIKLGYDEAQVNAIVSYIDATGTIEGAPAIKPEHLAVFDCSFKPSKGTRSISYMGHIKMMGATQPFLSGAISKTVNLPQDCSVDDIAEAYMESWRQGLKAVAIYRDNSKGTQPLNVTAQTDDDKKGTRSTNVAGTRSTNAVAAAAPAASVAPAVAAQVEIDEAVEAARTAARQQLTEAMETATAAHVRIHSLEVQLKQIAEAALQNSDAADSQAPPRAVRHRLPAERASVTHKFGLAGHEGYITVGLYPNGQPGEIFIRMAKEGSTVSGLMDSFATAVSLALQHGVPLRVLCEKFAHTRFEPSGWTGNEQIGYAKSIMDYIFRWIQIRFLSGHQFDLFAGLTPQNQGQSTIPTSIPVEGTVNAPGNRIESLNLSGPSSTSVLSNLNASSNAVIPSEAQSAEKPALSGAEGRNPRILSSSEPAPNFEETYHPTTPPQQGIAPEPSATIAKDLSARSGLESPNPMSLEDRGIYHASDAMKSMYEMGDSPSCATCGAIMTRSGSCYRCMSCGSTSGCS, encoded by the coding sequence ATGGCGACCATCCCCAACCAGACCCACACCCAAGGCCAGAGCGGCACCCAGACCACACCCGGAGCAGCCGGCTTCAAGAACCAGCGCACCCCGGGCCTGACCTTCGATCGCCACTCCACCAAACCCGGCGTCTCCCCCTACGATGAGATCGTCTGGGAGCTCCGCGATGCCATCATCCAGGACTTCAAGGGCAAGATCATCTTCGAGCAGAAGAATGTCGAGGTGCCCGCCGACTGGTCCATGACTGCGACCAACATCGTCGCCTCCAAGTACCTCCACGGCCTCAACGGCTCCGACGAGCGCGAGTCCGGCGTCCGCGCCCTCATCACCCGCGTCTCCGAGTCCATTCGCGACTGGGGCATCGCAGGCGGCTACTTCGCCTCCCAGGCCGACGCTGACACCTTCTACGCCGAGCTCGCCCACCTCCTCCTCAACCAGAAGGTAGCCTTCAACTCGCCCGTCTGGTTCAACGTAGGCTGCGACCGTCTCGAGCCCAACTCCGACGCCCAGAACTGGCACTGGAACGCCACCACCGGCAAGGTCGAGTTCTCCGTCACCGGCTACACCAAGCCCCAGTGCTCCGCCTGCTTCATCAACTCCGTGCAGGACTCGCTCGACTCCATTCTCACCCTCGCCAAGACTGAGGGCATGCTCTTCAAGTGGGGCTCCGGCGCAGGCTCGAACCTCTCCAACATCCGCGGCTCCATGGAGACCCTCTCGGGCGGCGGCACCGCCTCCGGCCCGCTCTCCTTCATGCGTGGCTTCGACGCCTTCGCAGGCGTCATCAAATCCGGCGGCAAGACCCGTCGCGCCGCCAAGATGGTCATCCTCAACGTCGATCACCCCGACATCAACGACTTCATCCAGTGCAAGGTGAAAGAAGAGCAGAAGGCCTGGCATTTGATGCAGGCTGGCTACGACGGCAGCGGCCCCGACTCCGAGGCCTACAGCTCCATCTTCTTCCAGAATGCCAACAACTCCGTCCGGGTCAACGACGAGTTCATGCGCGCGGTCGAGTCCGACGGCAGCTTCGTCACCCGCACGGTGAAGGAGCGCACCCCGGTGAAGGAGTACAAGGCCCGCGACCTCATGCACTCGCTCGCCGAAGCCACCTGGCAGTGCGGCGACCCCGGCATGCAGTTCGACACCACCATCAACAAGTGGCACACCAGCAAGAACACCGGCCGTATCAACGCCTCCAATCCCTGCTCGGAGTACATGTTCCTCGATGACTCCGCCTGCAACCTCGCCTCTTTCAATCTCCTGAAGTTCCTCACCCCCGGCGGCCAGTTCGACATCCCCAGCTACCGCCACGCCATCGAGATCGTCACCACCGCCATGGAGATCATCGTCGACTCCGCCGGCTACCCCACCGAGATGATCTCGAAAAACTCGCACGACTACCGCCCCCTCGGCCTCGGTTACGCGAACCTCGGTGCGCTCCTCATGGCCTTCGGTCTCCCCTACGACTCCGACGCCGGCCGCGACTTCGCCGCCACCCTCACCTCCATCCTCTGCGGCGACGCCTACTGGCAGTCCTCCCGCATCGCCGAAACCTGCCCGCCCCTCGGCGCGGCCACCCCGCTCACCCAGCAGGCTTCCATCGAAGGCGGCGCCTGCCCCGGCTTCTACGTCAACCGTGAGCCCTTTCTCGACGTCGTCCGCATGCATCGTGCCGAGGTCAACAACATCGGCAAGTCCAAGCAGAGCACCGAGCCCTTCTCCGTCCCCCAGCTCGACACCCTCATCGAAGCCTCCCGTCACGCCTGGGACGGCGCACTCGCCCACGGCGAAAAGCACGGCTACCGCAACTCCCAGGTCACCGTCCTCGCCCCCACCGGCACCATCGGCTTTATGATGGACTGCGACACCACCGGCATCGAGCCTGACCTCGCCCTCGTGAAATACAAAAAACTCGTCGGCGGCGGCATGATCAAGATCGTCAACAACACCGTCCCCTCGGCCCTCATCAAGCTCGGCTACGACGAGGCGCAAGTCAACGCCATCGTCAGCTACATCGACGCCACCGGCACCATCGAAGGCGCGCCCGCCATCAAACCCGAGCACCTCGCCGTCTTCGACTGCAGCTTCAAACCCTCCAAGGGAACCCGCAGCATCTCCTACATGGGCCACATCAAGATGATGGGGGCGACACAGCCGTTTCTTTCGGGGGCGATTTCAAAGACCGTCAACCTGCCGCAGGACTGCTCCGTCGACGACATCGCCGAAGCCTACATGGAGAGCTGGCGCCAGGGCCTCAAGGCCGTAGCCATCTACCGCGACAACTCCAAGGGAACCCAGCCCCTCAACGTCACCGCTCAGACCGACGATGACAAAAAAGGAACAAGATCGACGAACGTAGCCGGAACCCGCAGCACCAACGCCGTAGCCGCAGCAGCCCCCGCAGCATCGGTAGCGCCCGCAGTAGCAGCCCAGGTCGAGATCGACGAAGCCGTCGAAGCCGCCCGCACCGCCGCCCGCCAGCAGCTCACCGAGGCCATGGAGACCGCCACCGCCGCTCACGTCCGCATCCACTCTCTTGAAGTCCAGCTCAAGCAGATCGCCGAAGCCGCTCTCCAGAACTCCGATGCCGCAGACTCGCAAGCACCGCCCCGCGCCGTCCGCCACCGTCTCCCTGCCGAGCGCGCAAGCGTGACCCACAAATTCGGTTTGGCGGGTCATGAAGGCTACATCACCGTCGGCCTCTACCCCAACGGCCAGCCCGGCGAAATCTTCATCCGCATGGCCAAGGAAGGCTCCACCGTCTCCGGACTCATGGACTCCTTTGCCACCGCCGTCTCCCTCGCCCTCCAGCACGGTGTTCCTCTCCGTGTCCTCTGCGAGAAGTTCGCCCACACCCGCTTCGAGCCCTCCGGCTGGACCGGCAACGAGCAGATCGGCTACGCCAAGTCCATCATGGACTACATCTTCCGCTGGATCCAGATCCGCTTCCTCTCCGGACACCAGTTCGACCTTTTCGCCGGCCTCACCCCCCAAAATCAGGGCCAGTCCACCATCCCAACCAGCATCCCCGTAGAAGGCACCGTCAACGCCCCCGGCAACCGCATCGAATCGCTCAACCTTAGCGGACCCTCCAGCACCTCGGTCCTCTCCAACCTCAACGCCTCTTCAAATGCCGTCATTCCGAGCGAAGCGCAAAGCGCGGAAAAGCCTGCCCTGAGCGGAGCCGAAGGGAGGAACCCCCGCATCTTGTCCTCCTCCGAACCCGCCCCCAACTTTGAGGAGACTTACCACCCCACCACACCACCCCAGCAGGGAATCGCACCCGAGCCGTCGGCGACCATAGCCAAGGACCTCAGCGCACGCAGCGGACTCGAATCCCCCAACCCCATGTCCCTCGAAGACCGCGGCATCTACCACGCCTCCGACGCCATGAAGTCCATGTACGAGATGGGCGACTCACCCTCCTGCGCCACCTGCGGAGCCATCATGACCCGCAGCGGCTCCTGCTACCGCTGCATGTCCTGCGGCAGCACCTCAGGCTGCAGCTAA
- a CDS encoding IPT/TIG domain-containing protein — protein sequence MPGSSGSIVFTLAAINGFNQPVNVSFTGLPSSIAVSPSSFSVLPGAQQTVVFSPSAAAAIGNTSVTAQATAGLLSHTITVVVTVMTQLPPTMTAHAPIRTRYLRTNSAYDPNSLEFAPPHFAAYDPAHRQFFVSNALLNEIDVFDATTESQIAAIAVPLAWGLDVAPTGDTLYVATLFGDIYTINTSTNSIIQRYPSASIGPQGYAPTEVFVLADGRLALLGGAGGLSVDGSASVVVWDPQTNSLDSGTPNPTEPFFPGTVCPNIQNIGAFAVSGDRTHVLAATIDSGGGVLPVCSYDPIAKKAAFSKYVSDTFVRQIIPSPDGSRFFLTSNLDGVLVFNVATVALIGQIPGPASDVSGVPGLPNAAGGAVMSLDGKTLYLVDQSFGSVAAFDTTSLTLRNWIPAFKISDTQDFLVIAAVDETGLILGPMGHGVGFIDAAVTTAATLAGPLAVTPSTGPESGGTQLQIANLYVTPANDPGTPLLYVGASAASNVEVSPSPNSNSATNQITATTPASVFPGPVDISAIFNNNAVAIAPEAFSYGPTILEVVPNAATAEGGTTGAVVGYGFGQNTTGLQVSVGGKNAPVTQLYPAAPYSPYPFPVETLLFTIPPGTAGSSVDLTVFTPTGITTSSGVFHYAAPVTNFPISANLQAGFYDAKRDLYFFSDTSKIQVLSRKSGWQTPISLPGTTSTSTLLAITESPDNSLLAVSDLHGQAIYVLNPDSPSSAQRFAVPSFANFTPIGPAGLAVTNTGKIYFDAVDLGGTGTPAFYKLDTLAGTFTSLGTLQSGGALDAASRVLLSSDGTRVYSEVEGEAFWLDTATDTVHSSISTASNSGGYSDLALSADGSTLVTNDDLTDSSLNAISVPAYIDWETWLPSPTYGQKLYSDGSVLVQPLTDGIDLISRNTGRLLYRVQLPITVAQVYDPVVPATNVGVYGIITAAGVSFVDLSALPISPSVRNPFSQGISQHTDPSHPNSMPLSYPHPHLLMRYDLSNPKALGAPHF from the coding sequence GTGCCCGGCAGCAGCGGGTCGATCGTCTTCACGCTGGCAGCCATCAATGGATTCAATCAGCCCGTCAATGTGTCCTTCACCGGTTTACCTTCTTCGATTGCCGTATCGCCGTCGTCCTTCTCTGTGCTACCTGGCGCACAACAGACCGTTGTCTTCAGCCCGTCGGCAGCAGCAGCCATCGGGAATACGTCGGTTACAGCTCAAGCAACCGCAGGGCTCCTGAGCCATACCATCACCGTTGTGGTGACGGTCATGACTCAACTCCCTCCCACGATGACGGCGCATGCGCCCATTCGCACACGGTATCTACGTACAAACAGTGCCTATGATCCTAACTCGCTGGAATTCGCCCCACCCCACTTCGCTGCATACGACCCGGCCCATCGACAGTTCTTCGTAAGTAACGCACTCCTCAATGAGATTGATGTCTTTGACGCCACTACAGAGTCTCAGATAGCCGCGATCGCAGTGCCCCTCGCCTGGGGTCTCGATGTTGCTCCAACCGGAGATACCTTGTACGTCGCCACTTTGTTCGGGGATATCTACACCATCAATACGAGTACAAACAGCATCATCCAGCGCTATCCTTCAGCATCCATCGGTCCACAAGGCTACGCGCCAACCGAGGTCTTCGTCTTGGCGGATGGACGGCTTGCCCTGCTGGGTGGTGCCGGAGGACTCTCTGTTGATGGAAGCGCCAGCGTCGTAGTCTGGGATCCTCAGACCAACTCTCTCGATTCGGGGACGCCGAATCCTACCGAGCCATTTTTTCCGGGGACCGTCTGCCCCAACATTCAAAACATTGGAGCCTTCGCCGTAAGTGGCGATCGCACGCATGTGCTGGCAGCGACCATCGACTCTGGTGGTGGAGTTCTACCCGTTTGCTCCTACGATCCGATTGCCAAGAAGGCAGCGTTCAGCAAGTACGTCTCCGATACTTTTGTCCGACAGATTATTCCAAGTCCGGATGGCAGTCGCTTCTTTTTGACGTCTAATCTCGACGGCGTCCTGGTCTTTAACGTCGCGACAGTCGCGTTGATCGGCCAGATACCTGGTCCCGCCAGCGATGTCTCCGGTGTTCCGGGTTTACCCAACGCTGCAGGCGGAGCAGTCATGAGTCTCGATGGGAAGACGCTTTATCTCGTCGATCAATCTTTCGGTTCCGTTGCCGCCTTCGACACCACATCCCTGACGCTGCGCAATTGGATTCCAGCATTCAAAATAAGTGACACTCAGGATTTTCTAGTGATTGCGGCCGTCGATGAGACCGGCCTGATTCTTGGGCCAATGGGTCATGGGGTTGGCTTCATCGATGCCGCCGTTACGACCGCAGCCACCTTGGCCGGACCGCTGGCCGTGACTCCATCAACAGGGCCGGAGTCAGGCGGGACACAGTTGCAAATTGCAAATCTATATGTCACTCCGGCAAACGATCCTGGAACGCCGCTTCTTTACGTTGGAGCCTCAGCGGCGTCAAACGTCGAGGTATCGCCAAGCCCGAATAGCAATTCGGCTACCAACCAGATCACGGCTACCACTCCTGCATCCGTGTTCCCGGGCCCTGTAGATATATCCGCAATTTTCAACAATAACGCCGTTGCGATTGCCCCTGAGGCGTTCAGCTATGGCCCTACGATTCTCGAAGTTGTTCCAAATGCCGCAACCGCCGAAGGTGGCACCACTGGTGCGGTGGTTGGATATGGCTTTGGCCAGAACACCACGGGTCTCCAAGTATCTGTTGGCGGGAAAAACGCACCTGTTACCCAGCTTTATCCTGCAGCTCCTTACAGTCCCTATCCCTTCCCGGTGGAGACGCTGCTCTTTACTATTCCTCCAGGAACGGCTGGGTCTTCCGTCGATCTAACCGTTTTTACCCCCACGGGGATCACCACCAGCTCTGGAGTGTTTCATTACGCCGCCCCAGTGACGAACTTCCCCATATCCGCCAATCTTCAGGCCGGATTCTATGACGCGAAGCGCGATCTCTACTTCTTTAGCGATACGTCAAAGATCCAGGTTCTGTCCCGTAAGTCCGGTTGGCAGACGCCGATCTCTCTTCCCGGTACGACCTCCACGTCAACTCTGCTCGCGATTACGGAATCTCCAGACAACTCCCTGCTCGCGGTCTCAGACCTTCATGGGCAGGCGATTTATGTGTTGAATCCAGACAGCCCTTCATCGGCTCAGCGATTCGCTGTGCCCAGTTTCGCCAATTTCACTCCCATTGGCCCTGCCGGCCTTGCGGTGACAAATACTGGGAAGATCTACTTTGACGCCGTTGATCTCGGGGGTACCGGAACTCCTGCATTTTATAAATTGGACACTCTTGCAGGCACATTTACGAGTCTCGGAACCCTTCAGAGTGGGGGAGCGCTCGACGCGGCGAGTCGAGTGCTTCTGAGTTCCGATGGTACCCGCGTCTACTCAGAGGTCGAGGGCGAAGCCTTTTGGCTCGACACTGCAACTGATACTGTCCACTCTTCAATCTCAACCGCCAGTAATAGCGGCGGATATTCTGACCTTGCCCTCTCTGCTGACGGTTCCACACTTGTCACAAACGATGATCTTACCGATTCGTCTCTCAACGCCATCTCGGTGCCAGCCTACATTGACTGGGAGACTTGGCTTCCATCTCCTACATACGGACAGAAGCTCTACTCCGATGGTTCAGTCCTCGTCCAGCCCCTGACTGATGGCATCGACCTGATCTCACGCAACACAGGGCGGCTCCTTTATCGGGTTCAGCTCCCGATCACGGTGGCCCAGGTGTACGATCCAGTCGTTCCTGCCACAAACGTCGGGGTGTACGGCATCATCACTGCGGCAGGCGTAAGTTTCGTCGATCTTTCTGCCTTGCCCATCTCTCCTTCGGTCAGGAATCCATTTTCTCAGGGGATCTCTCAGCATACGGATCCCTCCCACCCAAACAGTATGCCCCTCTCTTATCCCCACCCCCACCTGCTTATGCGCTACGACCTCTCTAACCCCAAAGCCCTCGGCGCGCCCCACTTCTAG
- a CDS encoding carbonic anhydrase: MDAVLEKLKVGIRKFRTGVYPEHKDRYVKAASEPQKPHALIVTCADSRIDPELITQSRPGDVFVTRNVGNLVPAYGDMLGGVSAVIEYAVTALKVQHVVVCGHSDCGAMKGLLHPEALEKMPTVKKWLNNAHAALSVANSLAEDEEKPDVLLRRVTEENVLLQMQHLRTHPSVAGAMARQELTISGWVYDIGKGEVRISEDGGRVFVPVRIEGAGE; this comes from the coding sequence ATGGATGCTGTACTCGAAAAACTGAAGGTAGGGATACGGAAGTTTCGGACTGGGGTTTACCCCGAGCACAAGGACAGGTATGTCAAAGCAGCGAGCGAGCCGCAAAAGCCTCATGCTTTGATTGTGACTTGCGCGGACTCTCGAATCGATCCCGAGTTGATTACACAATCTCGGCCGGGCGACGTATTTGTAACTCGAAATGTCGGCAATCTGGTACCGGCGTACGGCGATATGCTTGGCGGCGTGAGCGCGGTGATCGAATACGCCGTGACAGCTCTGAAGGTACAACATGTTGTGGTGTGCGGCCATTCGGATTGCGGAGCGATGAAGGGCTTGCTGCATCCCGAGGCGTTGGAGAAGATGCCGACGGTGAAGAAATGGTTGAACAATGCACATGCGGCGTTGAGTGTGGCTAATTCGCTGGCCGAAGATGAGGAGAAGCCCGATGTGCTGTTGCGGCGGGTTACGGAGGAGAATGTATTGCTGCAGATGCAGCATTTGCGGACGCATCCGTCGGTGGCAGGAGCGATGGCGCGGCAGGAATTGACGATTTCTGGCTGGGTGTACGACATCGGCAAGGGCGAGGTGAGGATCTCGGAGGATGGCGGACGGGTGTTTGTGCCGGTGAGGATTGAGGGCGCAGGCGAATGA
- a CDS encoding bestrophin family protein has product MIVPRGRQLTAMLKYVGLPLLLLVLYDLAVVAAYKLMHWQWVALPHIPLALFGSSIGIIVAFRNQSAYARWWEARILWGSVVNNSRSWARQVTTGMLSLTGSDAAELKEMQRRMVYLQIAFVHALRQHLRKLEPWAELKPLLDERELEALRVEKNVPLAIQQMMGKLLLECQTREWIDALQWRAMDESLNDLADAQGGAERIKNTPMPKQYDYFPQLFVQIYCVLLPLALVTSMGWFTPLGSTLVGFIFLALDKIGRDLEDPFENSVYDVPLTSITTTIETNLRQMLSEKTLPAASTPIDGVLW; this is encoded by the coding sequence ATGATCGTTCCGCGCGGACGACAGCTTACGGCGATGCTGAAATACGTCGGCTTGCCGTTGCTACTGCTGGTGCTTTATGACTTGGCGGTGGTGGCGGCGTACAAGCTGATGCATTGGCAGTGGGTGGCGCTGCCGCATATTCCGCTGGCACTGTTCGGGTCGTCGATCGGAATTATCGTTGCGTTTCGAAACCAGTCTGCCTATGCGAGGTGGTGGGAGGCGCGAATTCTGTGGGGTTCGGTGGTCAATAACTCACGAAGCTGGGCGCGGCAGGTGACGACGGGGATGTTGTCGCTGACGGGTAGCGATGCTGCGGAGCTGAAAGAGATGCAGCGGCGAATGGTGTATCTGCAGATCGCGTTTGTGCATGCGTTGCGGCAACACCTAAGAAAATTGGAGCCGTGGGCTGAGCTGAAGCCGCTCCTTGACGAGCGCGAGTTGGAGGCGCTGCGGGTGGAGAAGAATGTTCCGCTTGCGATACAGCAAATGATGGGGAAGTTGCTGCTGGAGTGCCAGACCAGGGAGTGGATTGACGCGCTGCAGTGGCGCGCAATGGATGAGAGCCTGAACGATCTGGCAGACGCGCAGGGGGGTGCTGAACGGATCAAGAACACCCCAATGCCCAAGCAGTATGACTACTTCCCACAGCTTTTTGTACAGATCTATTGCGTGTTGCTTCCGCTGGCACTGGTAACGAGTATGGGGTGGTTTACTCCGCTTGGCTCCACGCTGGTTGGCTTTATCTTTTTGGCGTTGGACAAGATTGGGCGGGATCTTGAGGATCCCTTTGAAAATTCGGTCTACGACGTTCCATTGACTTCGATCACCACGACGATCGAGACGAATCTCAGGCAGATGCTGAGTGAGAAGACGCTGCCAGCTGCTAGTACGCCCATTGACGGCGTGCTTTGGTAG
- a CDS encoding thioredoxin family protein, giving the protein MSRTQSAMVALGATAPAFELIDVVSGRAVGRDDVFAASWDDGRSDADNLMTGGGTSPSGRHGLLVMFLCVHCPFVIHVEEELARIGKDYEGKIAIAAISSNDVEAYPQDAPTEMKKQAERLGFRFPYLYDETQEVARKYDAACTPDFFLFDAEMALVYRGQLDDSRPRRGDSGNDLPVTGQDLRAAMDAVLAGKRPDTNQRFSVGCNIKWKE; this is encoded by the coding sequence ATGTCCAGGACACAGTCGGCGATGGTCGCATTGGGAGCTACGGCTCCGGCGTTTGAACTGATAGATGTGGTGAGTGGCAGGGCCGTGGGGCGGGATGATGTCTTCGCTGCGAGCTGGGACGATGGCCGGTCTGATGCGGACAATCTAATGACCGGAGGAGGAACGTCGCCGTCGGGACGGCATGGGTTGCTGGTGATGTTTCTTTGCGTGCATTGTCCGTTTGTGATTCATGTGGAGGAGGAGCTGGCGCGGATAGGGAAGGACTATGAGGGAAAGATTGCGATCGCGGCTATCTCGTCGAATGATGTGGAGGCTTATCCGCAGGACGCGCCCACAGAGATGAAGAAGCAGGCGGAGCGGCTTGGGTTCCGCTTTCCGTATTTGTACGACGAGACGCAGGAGGTGGCGCGGAAGTATGACGCGGCTTGTACGCCGGATTTCTTTTTGTTCGATGCCGAGATGGCGCTGGTGTACCGTGGGCAGCTGGATGATAGCCGGCCTCGACGCGGGGATTCAGGCAACGACCTTCCAGTGACGGGGCAGGATCTGCGGGCAGCGATGGATGCGGTCCTTGCGGGTAAACGACCTGATACGAATCAGCGATTTTCGGTTGGATGCAATATTAAGTGGAAGGAATAG